From a single Pseudobutyrivibrio xylanivorans genomic region:
- a CDS encoding butyryl-CoA:acetate CoA-transferase, with product MDFQAEYKKKLTTAAEAVKVVKSGDWVDYGWCTGTPDALDKALAARTDELTDVKVRGGILMKQPAIFDREDAAEHFTWNSWHMGGIERKLISRGCSFYAPIRYSELPRYYRDHIEPNDVLMIVTTPMDNHGYFNFGPNASHLMAAVEKSKHIIVEVNENMPRCLGGFEEGIHISKVDAIVEGENPAILEMGGGGAPTEVDKAVAKLIVEEIPNGACLQLGIGGMPNTVGAMIAESDLKDLGVHTEMYVDAFVDIARAGKITGAKKNIDRFRQTYAFGAGTKKMYDYMDENPELMSAPVDYTNDIRQISALDNFISINNAVDVDLFGQINAESAGTKHISGAGGQLDFVLGAYLSKGGKSFVCLSSTFTTKDGTVKSRIRPTLAEGSIVTDTRANTHYLVTEYGKVCLKGLSAWERAEKIISIAHPDFRDELIAEAEKMHIWRRSNK from the coding sequence ATGGATTTTCAAGCTGAGTACAAGAAAAAGCTCACTACCGCAGCAGAGGCTGTAAAGGTAGTAAAGAGCGGTGACTGGGTAGACTACGGTTGGTGCACTGGCACACCTGATGCATTGGATAAGGCACTTGCAGCACGCACTGATGAGCTTACAGACGTAAAGGTTCGTGGCGGTATTCTTATGAAGCAGCCAGCTATTTTTGATAGAGAGGATGCAGCAGAGCATTTCACATGGAACTCATGGCACATGGGTGGCATCGAGAGAAAGCTTATCAGCAGAGGATGCTCTTTCTATGCCCCAATCAGATATTCTGAGCTTCCAAGATACTATCGTGATCACATTGAGCCAAACGATGTTCTTATGATTGTGACAACTCCAATGGACAACCATGGCTATTTCAACTTCGGACCAAATGCGTCACACCTTATGGCTGCAGTTGAGAAGTCAAAGCACATCATCGTAGAGGTTAATGAGAACATGCCTCGTTGCCTTGGTGGTTTTGAGGAAGGCATCCACATTTCAAAGGTTGATGCTATTGTTGAGGGTGAGAACCCAGCTATCCTTGAGATGGGTGGCGGCGGAGCTCCAACAGAGGTTGATAAGGCTGTTGCTAAGCTTATCGTTGAGGAGATTCCAAACGGTGCCTGCTTACAGCTTGGTATTGGTGGAATGCCAAACACAGTTGGTGCAATGATTGCCGAGTCGGACCTTAAGGATCTTGGTGTTCATACAGAGATGTATGTTGACGCTTTTGTTGATATTGCTCGCGCGGGAAAGATTACTGGTGCAAAGAAGAATATCGATAGATTCCGTCAGACATATGCTTTCGGTGCTGGTACAAAGAAGATGTACGATTACATGGATGAGAATCCAGAGCTTATGAGTGCACCTGTTGATTATACAAATGATATCCGCCAGATTTCGGCTCTTGATAATTTCATTTCTATCAACAATGCAGTTGATGTTGATTTATTCGGACAGATTAATGCAGAGTCTGCTGGAACAAAGCACATTTCTGGTGCAGGCGGACAGCTTGACTTCGTGCTCGGTGCTTACCTTTCAAAGGGTGGAAAGAGCTTTGTTTGTCTTTCATCTACATTCACAACAAAGGATGGCACAGTAAAGAGCCGTATTCGTCCTACACTTGCAGAGGGCTCAATCGTAACTGATACACGTGCTAACACACATTATCTTGTTACTGAGTACGGCAAGGTTTGTCTCAAGGGACTTTCAGCATGGGAACGTGCAGAGAAGATTATTTCAATCGCACATCCTGACTTCCGCGATGAGCTCATCGCAGAGGCTGAGAAGATGCATATCTGGAGACGCTCAAATAAATAA
- a CDS encoding glycoside hydrolase family 43 protein, producing the protein MKRLLSCVLAISMAGGLVACSGSESEVKNYTVSYDGIATGDVSSGVSVHDPSILEVDGTYYIYGSHMTAAKSDDLLNWKKVADGYNKTNPVYGQIYEVADEAFAYSGSKDSIIKTDDKKTHVWAPDVIYNETMGKYVMYYCTTSTWNASNLCFGISDTPEGPFEWQGALIYSGFTNKNIAYTDVLEYVDEEYAKKHYIKAGAYNYEDYPNAIDPTVFYDKDGRMWMTYGSWSGGIYLLELDPKTGLVIHPEGDEANGVDAYFGKKLIGGGHISIEGPYIMYDSDTDYYYLFVSYGGLTSTGGYQMRVFRSKTVDGDYVDMNDSFPEKSAMHQNFGLKLSGNYKLPSLDRAYMATGHNSAFVDSDGKKYIVYHTRFNDGGEGHSPRVHQLIMNEEGWPCELPYQTQGETVSDTGYSKEDVVGRYYVINQGTDISSDIANPVIIYLNKDGSCEGKDSTGTWEMKDGTYYMSVTIDGIDYSGVFCQMRDEAGTDVMTFSAVGENQSVWGVKYE; encoded by the coding sequence ATGAAGCGTTTGCTTTCATGTGTTCTGGCTATTTCTATGGCAGGTGGTCTAGTGGCTTGTTCAGGCTCTGAATCTGAAGTGAAAAACTATACAGTTAGCTACGATGGCATTGCCACAGGCGACGTTTCTTCGGGCGTTTCAGTCCATGACCCATCCATATTAGAAGTAGATGGAACCTATTATATTTACGGCTCGCATATGACTGCGGCCAAAAGTGATGATCTTTTAAACTGGAAAAAGGTGGCAGACGGCTACAACAAGACAAATCCTGTCTACGGACAGATTTATGAGGTGGCTGATGAGGCCTTTGCATACTCTGGTAGTAAGGACAGCATTATTAAAACTGATGACAAGAAGACCCATGTGTGGGCACCGGATGTGATTTACAACGAGACCATGGGAAAATACGTGATGTATTATTGCACCACCAGTACCTGGAATGCATCTAATCTTTGCTTCGGTATCAGTGATACTCCGGAGGGACCATTTGAATGGCAGGGAGCACTAATCTATTCCGGATTTACCAATAAAAATATCGCATATACGGATGTTCTCGAATATGTTGATGAGGAATATGCAAAGAAGCATTATATAAAGGCAGGCGCCTATAACTACGAGGATTATCCTAATGCAATCGATCCAACAGTTTTTTATGACAAGGATGGTCGCATGTGGATGACCTACGGTTCATGGTCAGGCGGTATTTATCTTTTAGAGCTTGATCCTAAAACAGGTCTTGTGATTCATCCAGAGGGTGATGAGGCAAATGGTGTTGATGCCTACTTTGGCAAGAAGCTGATTGGCGGTGGACACATCTCAATCGAGGGGCCATACATAATGTACGACAGCGATACAGATTATTATTATCTGTTTGTATCCTACGGTGGGCTCACAAGCACTGGTGGCTACCAGATGCGAGTTTTCCGCTCAAAGACCGTGGACGGAGATTATGTGGATATGAATGACAGCTTCCCAGAAAAGAGTGCAATGCATCAAAACTTTGGGCTGAAGCTTTCTGGAAACTATAAGCTGCCAAGCCTGGACAGGGCATACATGGCAACAGGTCATAACTCAGCATTTGTTGATAGTGATGGAAAGAAATATATTGTGTACCACACCAGATTCAACGATGGCGGTGAGGGACATTCGCCAAGAGTTCATCAGCTTATTATGAATGAGGAGGGCTGGCCATGCGAGCTTCCTTATCAGACACAGGGGGAGACTGTTTCTGATACAGGCTACAGCAAGGAAGATGTGGTTGGTCGCTATTATGTGATTAATCAGGGCACAGATATTTCAAGTGATATTGCAAATCCAGTTATCATTTATCTAAACAAGGATGGCAGCTGCGAGGGCAAGGATTCCACAGGCACCTGGGAGATGAAGGATGGCACTTATTATATGAGTGTCACTATCGATGGAATTGACTACAGCGGCGTGTTCTGCCAGATGAGGGATGAGGCAGGCACTGACGTGATGACATTCTCGGCAGTAGGCGAGAATCAGTCAGTTTGGGGAGTTAAGTATGAATAA
- a CDS encoding DUF6171 family protein, translating to MIDNRVCTRCLLRDMIDADTAMIEKYKAALKPEDMASEAEYERRLGICKECEKLNAGTCMSCGCYVELRATAKISRCPNKRW from the coding sequence ATGATAGATAACAGAGTTTGTACACGGTGTCTGCTTCGAGATATGATCGATGCAGACACTGCTATGATTGAAAAATATAAGGCTGCACTGAAGCCGGAGGATATGGCTTCGGAAGCAGAATATGAGAGACGCCTTGGTATCTGCAAGGAATGCGAAAAGCTCAACGCAGGCACGTGCATGTCCTGCGGATGCTACGTCGAGCTTCGCGCAACGGCCAAGATATCTAGGTGTCCAAATAAGAGATGGTAA
- a CDS encoding family 43 glycosylhydrolase, which produces MKMDKDFKFNKPWILQRADPYVYRHTDGKYYFTASVPEYDKIVLRCSDSLEGLKDAAELEVWHKHDKGPMSKHIWAPEIHYLFGKWYIYFAGSDVDDIWALRPYVLECQGDDPMKDAWIEKGKITRADSDEFSFEAFSLDATVFENKGQWYYIWAEKVGVGKQISNLYIARMKNGYTLETDQVLLTTPDYDWERHGYWVNEGPAVIKRDGKIFMTYSASDTGINYCMGMLTADEDSDLLDPLSWKKERYPVLASSTEHVVYGPGHNSFTVDEEGNDILVYHARTETEIVGDPLYNPNRHAMLMKFEFKDGRPVFDYDR; this is translated from the coding sequence ATGAAAATGGACAAGGATTTTAAGTTTAACAAACCGTGGATTCTGCAACGCGCAGATCCCTATGTCTACAGACACACTGATGGGAAATATTATTTCACCGCATCTGTGCCTGAATATGATAAGATTGTACTCAGATGCAGCGACAGTCTTGAGGGGCTAAAGGATGCTGCAGAGCTTGAGGTATGGCATAAGCACGACAAGGGCCCTATGTCTAAGCATATTTGGGCACCGGAGATTCATTATCTTTTCGGCAAATGGTACATCTATTTTGCTGGAAGTGATGTTGATGATATTTGGGCGCTTCGCCCTTATGTTTTGGAGTGTCAGGGCGACGACCCTATGAAGGATGCCTGGATTGAAAAGGGTAAAATCACAAGAGCAGACTCTGACGAGTTTTCTTTTGAAGCCTTTTCTCTTGATGCCACTGTTTTTGAGAATAAGGGTCAGTGGTACTATATCTGGGCTGAAAAGGTGGGAGTTGGCAAGCAGATTTCAAATCTCTACATTGCCCGCATGAAAAACGGATATACGTTAGAGACAGACCAGGTGCTTCTTACAACACCAGACTATGACTGGGAGCGCCACGGCTATTGGGTAAATGAAGGCCCTGCTGTGATTAAGCGTGACGGCAAGATTTTCATGACCTATTCTGCCAGCGATACAGGAATCAATTATTGCATGGGAATGCTGACTGCAGATGAGGACAGTGATTTGCTGGACCCACTTTCATGGAAGAAGGAGCGCTATCCAGTGCTTGCTTCATCTACTGAGCATGTGGTATACGGCCCAGGTCATAATTCATTCACTGTGGATGAGGAAGGCAATGATATTCTGGTTTATCATGCAAGGACAGAGACGGAAATCGTGGGTGACCCTCTCTACAATCCAAACCGCCATGCCATGCTTATGAAGTTTGAATTTAAGGATGGAAGACCAGTATTTGACTATGATAGATAA
- a CDS encoding family 43 glycosylhydrolase, with product MLALAMVGAGVLTACGAPKEITIEKCTTGNPMVADNQNIVYGGDPSVLVDGDMVYLYTGHDASTDEEVAKSIYNIPEYLCYSSTDLKNWNAEGVVMSMEDVSWDSGDTSAWASQVMKHKDPTDGKDKYYLYYCSWDKTGKQCIGVAVSDSPTGKFEDIGEPLVKSSVTKPNTSTYNDIDPTAWIETDESGEEHRYLAWGNGMFFVCELNEDMISIKDVNGDGKITNGKTPGEDDIITRTAGLDSYTEAPWIYRHSDGHGNYDGPYYLFFAHQWRECMAYATTDDLISGKWSKTQMIMTPTATSNTNHMAVFDFKGKTYFVYHNGSLPAGSGFRRTACIEEIIVNTDYTIDMFEESAAGIDGMKSAITTMDGSQYIAHEAFLNSSMDSDYPYKDVKLISSEESPVNTKDEQWVIRPGKADAENASYVSIESENKPGLYITANSDGTVTLCQDTKATEKSAANQSFKTVEGLSDKKGVSFESVAQPGKYLTLTGGIVSLSDGKDKASATFLVTSVLD from the coding sequence ATGTTAGCGCTTGCGATGGTGGGCGCGGGTGTGCTCACAGCTTGCGGAGCGCCGAAGGAAATTACGATTGAAAAATGCACCACAGGAAATCCGATGGTTGCAGACAATCAGAATATTGTCTATGGGGGAGACCCATCGGTGTTGGTGGATGGTGACATGGTTTATCTTTACACTGGGCATGATGCGTCCACAGACGAGGAGGTTGCAAAATCTATTTACAACATTCCAGAGTATCTTTGCTATTCATCTACGGATTTGAAGAACTGGAATGCGGAAGGCGTGGTAATGTCCATGGAGGATGTGAGCTGGGATAGTGGTGATACTTCTGCATGGGCATCACAGGTGATGAAGCACAAGGATCCTACAGATGGCAAGGACAAATATTATCTCTATTACTGCAGTTGGGACAAGACGGGAAAGCAGTGTATCGGTGTGGCAGTTTCAGATTCGCCAACAGGAAAGTTTGAAGATATTGGTGAGCCGCTGGTGAAAAGCTCTGTCACAAAGCCAAACACCAGCACCTACAACGACATCGATCCAACAGCATGGATTGAGACAGATGAGAGTGGTGAGGAGCATCGCTATCTCGCCTGGGGCAATGGAATGTTTTTTGTCTGCGAGCTTAATGAAGATATGATTTCTATAAAGGATGTTAACGGTGACGGCAAGATTACCAATGGAAAGACGCCGGGAGAGGATGATATTATTACTCGCACAGCAGGGCTCGACAGCTACACGGAGGCACCATGGATTTATCGCCATAGTGATGGCCATGGAAATTACGATGGCCCATATTATTTGTTCTTCGCTCATCAGTGGAGAGAGTGCATGGCCTACGCTACCACAGATGATTTGATTTCTGGAAAGTGGAGTAAGACGCAGATGATTATGACTCCAACCGCCACCTCTAACACAAATCACATGGCGGTTTTTGATTTCAAGGGCAAGACCTACTTTGTATATCACAATGGTTCTTTGCCAGCGGGAAGTGGATTCAGGCGAACAGCTTGCATAGAGGAAATTATCGTAAATACGGATTACACCATAGATATGTTTGAGGAGAGTGCAGCAGGAATTGATGGCATGAAGTCTGCAATCACCACCATGGATGGCAGTCAGTACATTGCTCATGAGGCATTCCTTAATTCCTCAATGGACAGTGATTATCCATACAAGGATGTGAAGCTAATTTCATCGGAAGAATCACCTGTAAACACCAAGGACGAGCAGTGGGTGATTCGACCAGGTAAAGCTGATGCAGAAAATGCTTCCTACGTTTCCATTGAATCTGAAAACAAACCAGGTCTTTATATCACAGCAAATTCTGATGGCACAGTTACCCTATGTCAGGACACAAAGGCCACTGAAAAATCTGCAGCAAATCAGTCTTTTAAAACCGTTGAAGGATTGTCAGATAAAAAAGGCGTAAGCTTTGAAAGTGTAGCTCAGCCAGGAAAATACTTGACACTAACAGGAGGTATAGTTTCCTTAAGTGATGGCAAGGATAAGGCTTCTGCAACTTTCCTTGTGACATCAGTACTGGATTAG
- a CDS encoding carbohydrate ABC transporter permease, with the protein MAKQKTMSGTPQRRVGTILGTGFFLILSLIIVFPVFAGLLASFRPGTQLIRRGLAIDLDISTMNLDNYTYLFSGNADSQKYFMWYKNSLVITIVSVTLTLLICYFVAYGLTMYDFKFKNLLFTIVLATMMVPFEILMLPLYKEIIAFKLIDTYTGVIIIGLCGASTIFFFKQYLSGLPKDLLDAARIDGCNEYSISVRIILPLAKPAFASMGILCAMGSWNAILWPLLVLKGAEKFTLPIGLNTLLTPYGNNYDVLIAGSMFGILPILVIFLIFNRYIIDGMTAGAVKG; encoded by the coding sequence ATGGCAAAGCAAAAAACAATGTCAGGTACTCCTCAAAGAAGAGTAGGAACAATTTTAGGAACAGGCTTTTTCCTGATTCTTTCATTAATTATCGTATTTCCGGTTTTTGCAGGTTTGCTTGCATCCTTCAGACCAGGAACACAGCTTATACGTAGAGGTCTCGCAATTGATTTAGATATTTCTACTATGAATCTTGACAATTATACTTACCTGTTCAGTGGTAATGCAGACAGCCAGAAATATTTCATGTGGTATAAGAACTCTCTTGTTATCACTATTGTTTCTGTAACACTGACACTTTTGATTTGTTACTTTGTTGCGTATGGTCTGACTATGTACGATTTCAAATTTAAGAATCTCTTATTTACAATCGTTCTTGCAACAATGATGGTGCCATTTGAGATCCTTATGCTTCCACTTTATAAGGAAATAATTGCATTCAAGCTTATCGACACTTATACAGGTGTAATTATTATCGGTCTTTGCGGTGCATCCACGATTTTCTTCTTCAAACAGTATCTTTCAGGTCTTCCTAAGGATTTGTTGGATGCAGCCCGTATTGATGGATGTAATGAGTACAGCATTTCTGTAAGAATTATTTTGCCACTGGCAAAGCCAGCCTTTGCATCAATGGGTATCCTTTGTGCAATGGGTAGCTGGAATGCAATCCTTTGGCCACTGCTTGTACTTAAGGGAGCAGAGAAGTTTACACTTCCAATTGGTCTTAACACACTGTTGACACCATACGGAAACAACTACGATGTGCTCATCGCTGGTTCAATGTTTGGAATTTTACCTATATTGGTCATTTTCTTAATCTTTAATCGATACATTATTGACGGAATGACTGCAGGTGCGGTAAAAGGATAA
- a CDS encoding carbohydrate ABC transporter permease, which translates to MKFRKIFYSQKVAPYVFVVPFILSFFFFWVYPLITAFTMSFQDIGAITSEWIGFANYTKLLKDNVFHIAVMNSVKYMFFTLVLLIPFPMLFAVLMDSHLVKAKGVWKAILYMPALTSVVISGTLFRLMFTEYTTGQMNIISSFLGLGTYKWLKMGWSGMLALLIVACWRWTGVNMLYFLSGLKSIDTALYEAADIDGASGWQKFRYVTLPLLKPTTVYVLTISVYAGLSMFLESYMLWAGNSSPNNIGLTIVGYLYKRGIEKNDMGYACAVGVVLLVVALIINFVQLIFNGTFKKEEQ; encoded by the coding sequence ATGAAATTTAGAAAAATCTTTTATTCACAAAAGGTTGCACCATATGTTTTTGTTGTGCCTTTTATTCTTAGTTTCTTTTTCTTCTGGGTGTACCCACTTATCACTGCATTCACAATGAGCTTCCAGGATATTGGCGCTATCACCTCAGAATGGATTGGCTTTGCAAATTACACAAAGCTTTTAAAGGATAATGTATTCCACATCGCTGTTATGAACAGCGTGAAGTACATGTTCTTTACTCTGGTTCTTCTTATTCCATTCCCAATGCTTTTTGCAGTGCTTATGGATAGTCATCTAGTTAAGGCTAAAGGTGTGTGGAAGGCAATTCTATACATGCCAGCATTAACTTCAGTAGTTATTTCTGGTACACTTTTCCGCCTTATGTTTACAGAGTACACAACAGGTCAGATGAATATCATTTCATCATTCCTTGGACTTGGAACCTATAAATGGTTGAAGATGGGCTGGTCAGGTATGCTTGCCCTTTTGATTGTAGCCTGCTGGAGATGGACAGGTGTAAACATGCTTTACTTCTTATCTGGTCTAAAATCTATTGATACTGCTTTATATGAAGCAGCAGATATCGATGGAGCTTCAGGATGGCAGAAGTTTAGATATGTCACATTGCCACTTTTAAAACCAACTACAGTTTACGTACTTACAATTTCAGTTTATGCAGGTCTTTCAATGTTCCTTGAGTCATACATGTTATGGGCAGGAAACTCATCACCAAACAACATTGGCCTTACAATTGTAGGTTACCTGTACAAGCGTGGTATTGAAAAGAACGACATGGGTTATGCATGTGCAGTTGGTGTAGTACTACTTGTAGTAGCACTTATTATAAATTTCGTTCAGTTGATATTTAACGGAACATTTAAGAAGGAGGAGCAGTAA
- a CDS encoding ABC transporter substrate-binding protein → MKKKLLSALLCTSMAASLFVGCGGAASEGGVDPDAAEATEEEAAEETAEAEAVTNTFGDPNGTHLEMWTFVELHGQHYGVMAEEWNKQHPDNTIEITCTTYPYGDMHTKLLTALEAGTGAPDICDVEVGQFPNVVEGLDQWLVPLNDYAKDYLDTMVTSRMETYQGEDGNYYGAPYHVGATVMYYNVAAMSEAMGLSQEDVIAKIDAVKTWDDYAKLGEEYVGAVNEEGKYWTSVDTGGTDWLWLAMAENGDDWTGGFDNPANVELDSVKTMLEMQQSWLKSGLAEISPDGHVDLEAGFQNIMDHNIVSFPKAMWYMSRFTNYMPEESGNWYIAKCPVFKAGQKCSVGIGGTGTVVTQQSANKELAAEFTCWAKMSAEGEQHIWDTLGFDVCNSALWGDDAFAHDDNNQYNKFFINYPYDVLNDIGMDNIGKISVVSISPTINEYICTTTLNEVLEDPDYSVADALKEAQDAVDMEQ, encoded by the coding sequence ATGAAGAAGAAATTGCTTAGTGCATTACTTTGCACATCAATGGCAGCAAGCTTATTCGTAGGTTGCGGGGGCGCTGCTTCAGAGGGAGGAGTTGATCCTGACGCTGCTGAAGCTACAGAAGAGGAAGCTGCAGAGGAGACTGCTGAGGCAGAGGCAGTAACAAACACATTTGGTGATCCAAACGGAACACATCTTGAGATGTGGACATTCGTTGAACTTCACGGACAGCACTACGGTGTTATGGCTGAGGAGTGGAACAAGCAGCATCCAGACAACACAATCGAAATTACATGTACAACATATCCATATGGTGATATGCACACAAAGCTTCTTACAGCTTTAGAGGCAGGTACAGGTGCTCCTGATATCTGTGATGTAGAGGTAGGTCAGTTCCCTAACGTAGTTGAAGGTCTTGACCAGTGGTTAGTACCTCTCAATGATTACGCTAAGGATTACCTTGATACAATGGTTACATCAAGAATGGAAACATATCAGGGTGAAGATGGAAACTACTATGGCGCTCCATACCACGTAGGTGCTACAGTAATGTACTACAACGTAGCTGCAATGAGCGAGGCTATGGGACTTAGCCAGGAGGATGTAATCGCAAAGATTGATGCAGTTAAGACTTGGGATGATTACGCAAAGCTTGGTGAAGAGTATGTTGGAGCAGTTAACGAAGAGGGCAAGTACTGGACATCAGTTGATACAGGCGGAACAGATTGGCTCTGGCTTGCAATGGCTGAGAACGGTGATGACTGGACAGGTGGATTTGATAATCCTGCAAACGTAGAGCTTGACTCAGTTAAGACAATGCTTGAGATGCAGCAGAGCTGGTTAAAGTCAGGTCTTGCAGAGATTTCTCCAGATGGACATGTTGATCTTGAGGCTGGTTTCCAGAACATCATGGATCACAACATCGTTTCATTCCCTAAGGCAATGTGGTACATGTCACGTTTCACAAACTACATGCCAGAGGAGTCAGGCAACTGGTACATCGCTAAGTGTCCTGTATTCAAGGCTGGTCAGAAGTGCTCAGTTGGTATCGGTGGTACAGGTACAGTTGTAACACAGCAGTCAGCAAATAAAGAGCTTGCAGCAGAGTTTACATGCTGGGCAAAGATGTCAGCAGAGGGCGAGCAGCATATCTGGGATACACTTGGATTTGATGTATGTAACTCAGCTCTTTGGGGTGATGATGCATTCGCACATGATGACAACAACCAGTACAACAAGTTCTTCATCAACTATCCATATGATGTATTAAATGATATTGGAATGGACAACATTGGAAAGATTTCAGTTGTTTCAATCAGCCCAACAATTAACGAGTACATCTGCACAACAACACTTAATGAAGTTCTTGAGGATCCAGATTACTCAGTAGCTGACGCTTTGAAAGAGGCTCAGGATGCTGTTGATATGGAGCAGTAA
- a CDS encoding ArsR/SmtB family transcription factor: MIHITSLDEGLELFKALGSDVRIQILNILLENDHMSMNQLATELKLSNGALTGHIKKLEECGLISTSNESAAHGNSKICSVIQDKIVVEIEKPVDLANVFTTDIKVGQFSKYEVCPTCGIANSSSVIGEIDDARYFSHPDRFNADIIWFTKGFVEYSLPNLIPSNNKITQISISFEISSEAPGIDNNWPSDISFSLNGTKLGMWTSPGDFGGDILGMFTPDWWPPNWNQYGLLKLLVINRHGTFIDGLQISDVTIDSLNLKQGAPMDFRIAVEDDAEHVGGITLFGKTFGNYGQDIRVSMNYMPNN; this comes from the coding sequence ATGATTCACATCACTTCACTAGACGAAGGACTGGAATTGTTTAAAGCCTTAGGCTCAGACGTGCGTATCCAGATATTAAACATACTATTGGAAAATGATCACATGAGCATGAACCAGTTAGCCACAGAGCTGAAGCTTTCCAACGGTGCCCTCACAGGTCACATCAAAAAGCTTGAGGAGTGCGGACTTATCTCCACCTCCAATGAATCTGCTGCTCACGGCAATTCGAAGATATGCTCAGTTATTCAGGATAAAATCGTTGTAGAAATTGAAAAGCCTGTTGATTTGGCTAATGTATTCACCACCGATATCAAGGTGGGCCAGTTCTCAAAATACGAGGTTTGCCCTACCTGTGGTATTGCAAACAGTAGCTCAGTTATCGGCGAGATCGACGACGCCCGCTACTTCAGCCATCCTGATCGTTTCAATGCAGACATCATCTGGTTCACAAAGGGATTTGTGGAATATTCACTTCCAAACCTTATCCCTAGCAACAATAAAATCACTCAGATTTCAATCTCCTTCGAGATTTCCTCTGAGGCACCAGGCATAGACAATAATTGGCCTTCGGACATTTCATTTTCACTTAACGGAACCAAGCTTGGCATGTGGACAAGCCCTGGAGATTTCGGTGGAGACATTCTTGGAATGTTCACGCCTGACTGGTGGCCACCAAACTGGAACCAGTATGGCCTGCTGAAGCTTCTTGTTATCAACCGCCACGGCACCTTCATCGATGGTCTTCAAATTTCGGATGTGACTATCGACTCGCTCAACCTGAAGCAGGGTGCACCAATGGATTTCCGCATCGCAGTCGAAGACGATGCAGAGCATGTAGGCGGCATCACGCTCTTCGGAAAGACCTTCGGAAACTACGGACAAGATATCCGCGTATCGATGAACTATATGCCTAATAATTAA